A stretch of Arctopsyche grandis isolate Sample6627 chromosome 9, ASM5162203v2, whole genome shotgun sequence DNA encodes these proteins:
- the LOC143917475 gene encoding uncharacterized protein LOC143917475 isoform X2, with amino-acid sequence MSILKMSTKKRKSTKYINPKSKRVKLLRATETPQQREVRLELLRIRKAESRAAETTAQRQARLEQQRIRQAESRAAETTEQRQARLEKQQIRQADSRAVETIEQREVRLQQQRIRQAEARAAETLEQRQIRLEQQQIRQADSRAVETTGQREARLQQQRIRQAESRVAETIEQHQTRLEKQQANSRTTKTIEQHQVQISQQQIRQCELRLHKQLSSFLKSAVCSISNQSDSPNLDSYILN; translated from the coding sequence aTGTCTACCAAAAAGCGAAAATctactaaatatataaatccaaAATCAAAAAGAGTTAAATTATTAAGGGCAACTGAGACACCTCAACAGCGTGAAGTCCGACTTGAACTTCTACGAATAAGGAAAGCCGAGTCTAGGGCGGCTGAAACAACAGCACAACGTCAAGCTCGACTTGAACAGCAACGAATAAGACAAGCTGAATCTAGGGCTGCGGAAACAACCGAGCAACGTCAAGCTCGACTAGAAAAACAACAAATAAGACAAGCTGATTCTAGGGCTGTAGAAACAATTGAGCAGCGTGAAGTCCGACTTCAACAACAACGAATAAGGCAAGCCGAGGCTAGGGCTGCGGAAACATTAGAGCAACGTCAAATCCGACTAGAACAACAGCAAATAAGGCAGGCTGATTCTAGGGCTGTGGAAACAACGGGGCAGCGTGAAGCTCGACTTCAACAACAACGAATAAGGCAAGCTGAGTCTAGGGTTGCTGAAACAATTGAGCAACATCAAACCCGACTAGAAAAACAGCAAGCTAATTCTAGGACCACGAAAACAATTGAGCAGCATCAAGTCCAAATTTCACAACAACAAATAAGACAATGTGAATTGAGGCTGCATAAACAACTGAGTAGCTTCTTGAAATCGGCTGTATGCAGTATTTCTAATCAAAGCGATAGTCCCAATTTAGatagttatattttaaattaa
- the LOC143917475 gene encoding uncharacterized protein LOC143917475 isoform X3, with protein MSTKKRKSTKYINPKSKRVKLLRATETPQQREVRLELLRIRKAESRAAETTAQRQARLEQQRIRQAESRAAETTEQRQARLEKQQIRQADSRAVETIEQREVRLQQQRIRQAEARAAETLEQRQIRLEQQQIRQADSRAVETTGQREARLQQQRIRQAESRVAETIEQHQTRLEKQQANSRTTKTIEQHQVQISQQQIRQCELRLHKQLSSFLKSAVCSISNQSDSPNLDSYILN; from the coding sequence aTGTCTACCAAAAAGCGAAAATctactaaatatataaatccaaAATCAAAAAGAGTTAAATTATTAAGGGCAACTGAGACACCTCAACAGCGTGAAGTCCGACTTGAACTTCTACGAATAAGGAAAGCCGAGTCTAGGGCGGCTGAAACAACAGCACAACGTCAAGCTCGACTTGAACAGCAACGAATAAGACAAGCTGAATCTAGGGCTGCGGAAACAACCGAGCAACGTCAAGCTCGACTAGAAAAACAACAAATAAGACAAGCTGATTCTAGGGCTGTAGAAACAATTGAGCAGCGTGAAGTCCGACTTCAACAACAACGAATAAGGCAAGCCGAGGCTAGGGCTGCGGAAACATTAGAGCAACGTCAAATCCGACTAGAACAACAGCAAATAAGGCAGGCTGATTCTAGGGCTGTGGAAACAACGGGGCAGCGTGAAGCTCGACTTCAACAACAACGAATAAGGCAAGCTGAGTCTAGGGTTGCTGAAACAATTGAGCAACATCAAACCCGACTAGAAAAACAGCAAGCTAATTCTAGGACCACGAAAACAATTGAGCAGCATCAAGTCCAAATTTCACAACAACAAATAAGACAATGTGAATTGAGGCTGCATAAACAACTGAGTAGCTTCTTGAAATCGGCTGTATGCAGTATTTCTAATCAAAGCGATAGTCCCAATTTAGatagttatattttaaattaa